Proteins encoded in a region of the Oncorhynchus gorbuscha isolate QuinsamMale2020 ecotype Even-year linkage group LG16, OgorEven_v1.0, whole genome shotgun sequence genome:
- the LOC124000851 gene encoding H-2 class II histocompatibility antigen, A-Q alpha chain-like, with translation MNYSAIVLILTGAVCTSAEIYHEIHFIYGCFESSDPAVGLEINGDEVFYGDFNKNSNTCLIADVVFTLPKSISITPEDKERACEYATISRVWCKNCIAWGKQSEPKIPKIKDAPESTIYPRDEVELGVENTLICFVNDFFPPPVKVNWTKNGMEVTEGLSLSRYYPNKDGTFHQFSSLSFTPQKEDVYICAVAHTALKDPKTREYKVSGSSVGPGPAVFCGVGLTLGLLGVATGMFFIYKGKRATESHE, from the exons TTTATCATGAAATTCACTTTATCTACGGATGCTTTGAGTCAAGTGATCCTGCGGTGGGACTTGAGATTAATGGAGATGAAGTCTTCTATGGCGACTTCAATAAAAACAGTAATACGTGTCTAATAGCAGATGTAGTGTTTACATTACCTAAATCCATATCTATTACACCAGAGGACAAAGAAAGGGCTTGTGAATATGCTACCATTAGCAGAGTTTGGTGCAAAAACTGCATCGCATGGGGCAAACAGTCTGAACCGAAAATACCAaaaatcaaag ATGCCCCTGAGAGCACCATCTACCCCAGGGATGAGGTGGAACTGGGGGTGGAGAACACCCTCATCTGCTTTGTGAATGATTTCTTTCCCCCACCTGTCAAAGTCAATTGGACCAAGAATGGAATGGAGGTGACTGAGGGATTGTCTCTCAGTCGTTACTATCCTAATAAAGATGGAACGTTCCACCAGTTCTCCAGCCTGAGTTTCACCCCACAAAAGGAAGACGTCTACATCTGCGCTGTGGCGCACACGGCCCTGAAGGACCCCAAAACCAGGG AATATAAGGTCAGTGGGTCcagtgttggtcctggtcctgctGTATTCTGTGGAGTGGGCCTCACTCTTGGGCTGCTGGGGGTGGCTACTGGAATGTTCTTCATCTACAAAGGAAAGAGAGCCACTGAGTCTCATGAATAA